In Bacteroides cellulosilyticus, the genomic stretch AAGTTGGTCGGTTTTGAAATGGTGGACCGTGGAATTCCCCGTCATGGATATGAGCTGTTCAATACAGAAGGCGAAGCTATCGGAGTAGTAACTTCAGGTACAATGTCACCTACTCGTAAGATTGGTATCGGTATGGGCTATGTGAAACCGGAGTATAGTAAAATAGGTACGGAAATTTGCATTGATATGCGTGGACGTAAGCTGAAAGCAGTAGTGGTTCGCCCGCCATTCCGTAAATAAGATGAGTCTTTCTCACCACAGAATTCCAAGATTTGCGCAAGTCTTGGAATTCTGTGGTGAGAAAGACTTTATAACATTCTTTTCTTTATAGTCTGCTGATCTTATCTAATAATTGATTAGCCCAAGCTATTTCTTTGCTTGTCCATTCTTCCTCTTCTCCTTGCATTCCTTGTTCCTGATACCGGGAAAGTAATTCCAGATATTCCTTCAATGTGCCGGCGGCTTTAGCCTGTTTATTCATGCGCATTAGCAATAGAATTTCCTGTTTATATATGTCAAGATTCGGACTGTCTCCTGCTAATTCTTTGGCTTTCCAAAGCAGGGTGGCACATTCTTCGTTTACCTCTTCTGTGTTGTAAAGCGCCATCCGTGATTTTGCTAAGATAACGTAATCATGGTCGGTGGCCAGATTGTTATTGATATTCTTCTGTATTAATCTTCCGGCTTCTTCATACCGTTGGTCTGCCATATTCATGGCTGCGTTGAAAGTTACTACGTCCGATGTCGCTTTGAGATAAGGATGACTGATTTGATTTTCCGCTTGGTCGGCTTTGTCTATTCGCTTTTTCAGGTTGTCGATGCTGCCGTAGCGAAGCAGCTTATGACCGCGTTGCTGTATATTATAGTACCCGATGACTTTGGAAAGTGCAGACGCCAATCCATCGGGATTCATCCCCTTGAATTCCAATAACTCACGTGCAACCCGGTCGGCTGCGTATTCCTGGTTATTCTTGTAATTCATTCCCAGGCGATTCACTACATTTACATTCAGCAGGGCGGCAACGCTTCCGATGCTGGCAACAGCACCTACACCTAAAGCTGTATCATCGTCATCCCAGTATGCCACTTCCAGGGCTACTTCGGCAGTGACGGCAAGAACCGTTCCCCAAAAAGCTGCCCGCTTGGCACGGCGTTCAGCACGGTAGATGTTATTAATCTGATGGTCCAGTACGAAATGAGACATCTCATTGGCAATAATGGCGGCAAGTTCATCCTCCGAATCAAGTGTGCAGAGCAGGCCGGTACTAATCAGCATTGTTCCGTTGGGCAGCATGTAAGCATCCGGTTCGGGCGACTGGATGATGCGTACATTCAACCTTTCACTGCGGTTGGGATCGATGCCGGTGGCAGTCAGTTTCGCAAAGATATTCTGTACGTATGAAGTGATGAAATCATCCTCATAGCCGATCTCTTCCAGCTTGTACAGGTAATCCCGGCATTCTTCGTCCACTTCCTTGCGCAACTTAGAGTTATATCCGCGTTCGCTGAAATATTCATACAGATGTTGCTTCAGATAGGTTTGCTGCCAAAACTCCTGATTGGTTTCGGGAGGTGAGAGTTTAATGGTTTTCAGGGCAGAAGAAGGTACCGCAAATTGCATACCGTTGATTTCGGTTGCATAGAAAACATCGGAGCCTAGTTGTTCTGCCGATTTCATTTTCACTACCTTGCGGATCACTACGGGAGTGCCGGCAGGAAAATTCTCATACTGTTGTTGTAGTTCGCCTTTTATGGCAATTGGGCCGCTCAAGTCTTTCTGCCTGGCAGCAAATCCTGCTGTAGAGAAGAGGACAGCGAGGAAGACGAAAGTGATAAGACGTTTCATATTGGTTCGTTTATGGTTCGTACTATTGACTTATTATCAAAATTGCTGATACAAAAATAGGAAAGAGTTTTCTCCCTTCCCTATTCTTTTCCCTACAAAAAGGTAGGGAATTTCCTATTCCATTTTTATATCTTACTTTAATGGGTGTTCGAAGGTGAATAAACATCCGTCATGGTAGGTATCGTCTAAATATACCCGTGCTTTTATACGCTCTGCAAGAATCCGGCATAAGGATAATCCTAATCCGGCGCCGGGTATAAAAGAATCCACTTTATAAAATCGTGAGAATATTTTTTCTTTTAGTTCGCTTTTCACGCCAATGCCGGTGTCTCGTACGTGGAAGTATAACTTGTTATTTTTGTTATCTACCTCATAACTTAACTCTACTTCGCCACTTGAAGTGAACTTTAGTGCATTATGTAGCAGATTGATAAGTATCTGATGTACGATATCCTCATTAGACGAAAGTATATAGTCTGTCTGGCATGGGGTATAGTAAAATTTCACTTTGGGTTGGATATATTCCTTCATTTCCTGAAGTAATTTATTTGCAAACTTGTTTACCGGAATATCCTGATAAGTCAATCTCTGGTCTCCGCTGTCAATATTGGCAATGGAAATCATGTCGCTGATGATCTTCAGTAGATTATCACTATTCTTTTTGATAGTGGCACTGATTTCCCTGGTTTCTTCCTGACTCATTGGTATTTCTGCAAGGCACTCGGAGAAACCTACAATGGCATTCAGGGGTGTCCGCACCTCATGATTCATATTCTGGATGAATGCTGTTTTCATGAGTTGAGCTTGTTGTGCCTTCTCATTGGCTTGTTGCAGTTCCTGAGCTTGTTTCCTCAGTAAGCGGTTGTTTTTCAGCTTATGACGGTAGAATTTGATGCCGATGATTAATGCGGCTACTAACACAACAATCAGGGTACAAGCATAAAAGAATTGTATATTGCGAGCTTTCAGACTCAGGTCTCTGGCTTCAAGTTCCAGTTTATTCAGATTATAGCGGGTGGATAATTCATTGAGCTGCTTCTGGGTATCATTCTTATACAATGAATCACTCAAAGATACGTATTTACGTAGCATAAGATAAGCTTCGTCATATCTGTGAGACTGGTGTAAAGCGGAGGCCTTGTTATTATACATCCTCTTGAGGTTTGTCATGTTGTGGGAATTCTGATAATATTCTGCACAAGAATCCAGATAGGCAAGTAATATATCAAAGTCACCTTTTAAAGTGGCATATTCTTTTTTAGTACTATATAAATAAATGCGGCTCACATGTGGCGATTTCCGGTATAAATTCTCCATTTCAGTCAGATACTTTCGTAGAACGATAGTATCCTGAGGTTCAGTGAATACTACTGAAGCCATATCTTTTATCATTAAGATACGGGCTGTATCCATATTGATAGTAGAGGTGTTGAGTGATACATCGGCCAATGAGTCTAAATGATAAAATACATTCTGGGCTTCTTGTTTTTTATCCATACTCATCAGAATTACCATATAATTGGCACATAATGGGGTATATTCATCCCAGAATTTTAGTTTTTCAAACAATTGCATGGCTTGTGTAATATATGGCAGGGCTTTGGCATAATTTTTATTTGCTCCATAAAAGTTGGCTATTTCATTCAGGCTGAATGCCAGTCCCACTTCGCTTTTCCTGTCCAGTGCATCATTGTACATCTTATCCAGCTCCCTCATATCATCTTCAGAAGCGTTGGAATATATGATATTTGCGCATAAAAGACTCCAGCTCCTATAATACTCAGCCTCATTATGGAGACGGAGCGATAAATCCTTGATGATAGGAGTATATTTTTTCATACTGTCTACATCACCATGTTTGTAGTGAAAATAATTTCTGTCCTTATATAGATAGAATAGATCGGTTGTCTTATCTCCTTTTTTATTGTCGATATCTTTCTTTATCTTTTCCCAGTGAGAAAGATATACTTCCGGCTGGTTATAATAGGTTTTTAATTTAGAGAAAGCAGGAGGGATGGAATCCTGATTGAATTTCACTTCTTTCTGTGCTTTTGTTTGTGTTGAAAGCAAAAAAGTACAGAGTATCACTATCAGATACAGACCGTTTCTCATTGCAAAGTATTGTCCTGCTATTTTGGGAATCTTTTTTGAGATACAAATATAGAGAAATTTGCCAGTATTTGTGT encodes the following:
- a CDS encoding M48 family metallopeptidase, which produces MKRLITFVFLAVLFSTAGFAARQKDLSGPIAIKGELQQQYENFPAGTPVVIRKVVKMKSAEQLGSDVFYATEINGMQFAVPSSALKTIKLSPPETNQEFWQQTYLKQHLYEYFSERGYNSKLRKEVDEECRDYLYKLEEIGYEDDFITSYVQNIFAKLTATGIDPNRSERLNVRIIQSPEPDAYMLPNGTMLISTGLLCTLDSEDELAAIIANEMSHFVLDHQINNIYRAERRAKRAAFWGTVLAVTAEVALEVAYWDDDDTALGVGAVASIGSVAALLNVNVVNRLGMNYKNNQEYAADRVARELLEFKGMNPDGLASALSKVIGYYNIQQRGHKLLRYGSIDNLKKRIDKADQAENQISHPYLKATSDVVTFNAAMNMADQRYEEAGRLIQKNINNNLATDHDYVILAKSRMALYNTEEVNEECATLLWKAKELAGDSPNLDIYKQEILLLMRMNKQAKAAGTLKEYLELLSRYQEQGMQGEEEEWTSKEIAWANQLLDKISRL
- a CDS encoding sensor histidine kinase — translated: MRNGLYLIVILCTFLLSTQTKAQKEVKFNQDSIPPAFSKLKTYYNQPEVYLSHWEKIKKDIDNKKGDKTTDLFYLYKDRNYFHYKHGDVDSMKKYTPIIKDLSLRLHNEAEYYRSWSLLCANIIYSNASEDDMRELDKMYNDALDRKSEVGLAFSLNEIANFYGANKNYAKALPYITQAMQLFEKLKFWDEYTPLCANYMVILMSMDKKQEAQNVFYHLDSLADVSLNTSTINMDTARILMIKDMASVVFTEPQDTIVLRKYLTEMENLYRKSPHVSRIYLYSTKKEYATLKGDFDILLAYLDSCAEYYQNSHNMTNLKRMYNNKASALHQSHRYDEAYLMLRKYVSLSDSLYKNDTQKQLNELSTRYNLNKLELEARDLSLKARNIQFFYACTLIVVLVAALIIGIKFYRHKLKNNRLLRKQAQELQQANEKAQQAQLMKTAFIQNMNHEVRTPLNAIVGFSECLAEIPMSQEETREISATIKKNSDNLLKIISDMISIANIDSGDQRLTYQDIPVNKFANKLLQEMKEYIQPKVKFYYTPCQTDYILSSNEDIVHQILINLLHNALKFTSSGEVELSYEVDNKNNKLYFHVRDTGIGVKSELKEKIFSRFYKVDSFIPGAGLGLSLCRILAERIKARVYLDDTYHDGCLFTFEHPLK